One Mus musculus strain C57BL/6J chromosome 2, GRCm38.p6 C57BL/6J genomic window, cagatcttgttacagatggttgtgagccaccatgtggttgctgggatttgaactcaggaccttcggaagagcagttagtgcttttaaccactgagccatctctccagccccggttaACTTGGTTTTTAGGAAAGCAGTATCGTTTGTATTTAGTGAAACTTTCTTTGAATATTGAATTTTGGTATTTTCCCAGGCTCAGGATCAATGGTAGGATTCTTTCAAAATGCCAGGCAGCAAAACAAACCTCAGACCCCAGGGAGCCCCGGAATGCTGATGTTCAGTGGTATCATGTCAGAACACCTTTATTATTTTCAGTTTATCATGAGGTTTTCCAGGTATGGTCCTATGGTAAGTTGAGGAGTGTTAATGATTCTACAGGAATCAAGGCTCCAGATGCTAGAGTTAGGTTAGTAAAGagctgtgttagttagggtttcctattgctatgacaaagcaCCATGACTAAATGCACCTTGGGGTGGAAAGGGGTCAACTTCCAGCtccatatcacagttcatcaATGAAAGCAATTGAGGTGATAATCTGgaagtaggaactgaagcagaggctgtgaAAGAGCTGCTCACTGGCGGCTTATGTTAAGACAAAGTCTTTCTGTGTTGTCTTGGCTGGCTCAgagctcagagagatctgcctgctactACCTCCTAAATTCTAGAACTAATGTACCACCATGCTGGACCTGAGCCCTCACTCTTACATTTCCCAACTCCACTGGTGTAGCAAATGTAGCTGTAGGCCTGGGAGAGGCTCAGTAAGAACTAggtgagtatttatttatttatctatttatttatttattttgagtagACTTTATTGTAAAAACACAAACcccttgcaaataaataaaaacatcacacatcaAAATTAATGAGACTCAAAGTCTGTACAACTCAGTGAACTGCACAGTAAACGTTCAcatgtgctttatttatttttattgttttatatttaagaGGGTTTGCATGCATGTGCGAGCACTCATGCAtatctggtgcctgtggaggttagACAAGGTCATCACATCCCTTTGGTCCAGAGTTACAGCCACTTGTGAGCCTCTGTGGAAACTGAAGTTATGTCATGCAAGAATGAGCACTTCTCTCCTGAGCCCTACCTCCAGCCCTTCTGTATGGTTAGGAGAGGTAGGTGTTCATTCAGAACGGAAGCTCTGGAGCTCCACTTTCAGTACTGAATTCGCTTTTATACACTTACCCACCACCAACCCCAAAAAACCCATGACAGATTTAGACCCAGAAAAACAATCAGCTTATATTCCCTTTCATAGTTTGTATCCATTCTCGTCCAGTCCTTCCTCATCTCCTTATATATagcttttcttgttctcttttcttcatGATATGCTGTACCCACATGCACCTTCATTTCTGTATTTACAAATAACATTGCTtagattctgcatatgagagagaaCTGCAGTTTCTTTCTGAGAGTGTGTGACCTTGTTCAATATTATATATTCTAATTCTATTCATTTTTCTAcagatttttaaactttatttttctttaaagctgCATGGTaatctatcgtgtgtgtgtgtgtgtgtttgtgtgtgtgtgtatacacacactaaattttcattatccattcatctgttggtgGCCAATTAGGTTGATTCAGGTTCTTTGTTAGGCCAGCCTTTAAAAATAGAGATAGGTGGGAAGCagagatagatctctgtgagtttgaggccagcctggtctatatcaTGAGAGCTAGGACAGTCAGTATTACATAGAAAGATGctgtctccaaaaaagaaagaaaaaaggatatagaaactggagagatggcactagttgctcctgcagaggaactggggtctattcccagcacccatgtggtgagtcacagctctctgtaactccagttccaaggtatgggtcaccctcttctggtttctacaAACACTGTACCTGCATAACTTGTCAACagaatacccacacacataaaatagaatttaaagaataaaaataatctcaTGAAGTTTCCGTTAAAAATGTACTTTTGTGAGCTACAGATTAAACAGTATTTGCAATAGTAACCAAGTGGATCGTTTAAAGTCATGTTAGGCACCAGGGTCACATTCAGAGATTCTGCTTCTAGTGTTTTCAAGGTAGACATCAGCGAGGAACTTATTTTTTAACAGTagtagtccttttttttttttttttttcttttctaatctaATTGATTGGGAATTTCCTATTTCTGCCTTTACCTGATAGAAGTCCTGTAGTTTCTCACATTCTTACTGCTCCTTTTTTCTTGATATTCCTTTAATCTTTCTGTGTTCAGGGATTTCTTAAAATGTGATAAGTCACTCAAGTATTAACATAACACATTACCAGACTTACTTGgtggtttctttatttacattgtacAGAAAGTTAAAATAGTAATTGGGTATTTAGAATTGGAACATTTTGAGTGTATTTCGGTGGCACTGTTATTTCGATTTGAAGGCACAGGATGGGAGCCACCTGTTCAGGGGTAACTAAAATCTGCTTATGTTTTCAGAGGCTTCGTGACGGAGTGATCAGAGACATTGAGAGGCAgaatcagaaaaaagaaaacattcgtCTTCTGGGAGAACAGATTATTTTGACTAAGCAGCttgaagcagaaagagagaagatgtTGGAGAAAGGATCTCAAAATACCTGACTTTCAGAAGCCGGGGGCAGCGCTGAGTTGGTGTGCGTAACTGTGGGTGTGGTGTGTTGGTAGAGAGTTGTTAGTGAGAAGAGCTGCCCCCCCAAATCACGCTCCATTTAAACTTTGTTAAATGAAGGACAGTGGGCCCTGTCTTCTAAATTGCTTCTTTAAAGAGTCTGTTCTGTCTGGATAGAGTGCTTGTGGGCAGATGTCCTTCTGAAGGTCTGGGGGATCCCGGCAGCTTAGGAGTGCGTGTGAGCAGGGGGCGATGGATAGTAGCATCCACCTGAGTGGGCTCCTCAGTCGGCATGACGATGACGCCACGAGAACGTCCACCTCGGAAGGGCTGGAGGAAGGCGAGGTGGAGGGAGAGACTCTCCTAATTGTGGAATCGGAGGATCAGGCGTCAGTGGACTTATCTCACGACCAGAGTGGGGATTCCCTCAACAGCGATGAAGGAGATGTGTCCTGGATGGAGGAACAGCTGTCTTACTTCTGTGACAAGTGCCAAAAGTGGATCCCAGCCAGTAAGGAGCCCCTCGATCCCTTTGCTTGGTTGGTCCTCATGTGATGGCTTCTTTCCAGTCTCTGAAAAACACTAATAAAATAGACTGGAGTAGaaatatcatcattattattattagtctACTTTACCAAATGTAAATTCTACAAGACcacattgtttctgtttttagttCTTTAGAGCAGTCGTTTATTTTCTACGTACGGGTgtatgcctgagtgtgtgtgcaccatgtgcatgccgtGCCTGCAAATGTCAGAGACGTCAGATCCTGCAACTGGAGCTCCACGTAGTGGTGAGCCATTGTGGGCACTAGGTGCCGAGCCCGCATCTTCTGCGAGGAAACTGActgctcttacttgctgagccattgctccaggcTCACAAAACCACATTTGTATTAATAGGAATTATCCACCACTATCCCATTGTTAGCAGTATTCTGGATGGCAACCCAAGAAAAATTCGGAATCCTGTGTTCCTTAAGTCGTTGGCcatatttttctaacaggattATGCTGTGGGTTGGGGGACACATTCTGCTGCCAGTATAGAATTCAGGTTCTGGGAGTTGTTTGACATTCCTGGAGTACTGCTGTTGTCTTCTGAGGGAAGGTTAGAATTGGCAGTCCAATAGTGTTTGGTTCCTGCCTTTACCAGGCTTGTTTTCCCACTGTGGAACTCTGATTCTGGCAGGAGTCACAGTGCACAGGTCTTGAGGGTTCCAGCTGCCAGCTCTGTAGCATGCTTTGCCAGCCCTCCCGGTTCTTAAACAGCATTTTCCATTAGGCAAGAGATGAGAAAAGGCATGTGTCCTGGAGGATTGCTTTGTGTAAGAGTTAATAAATAGTTGGTGAACTGGAGTAGGTAACACTAGATGAGCTTGGCCATTTTCTGTTATGTTGAAGCTTTTGTTAAAGATGAATTAAATTGTTCAAATAGCTACTGTAAATAGATTAATCATAGCAGTGCTTAGAAGACAAATCTAGGATTGACTAGTTGGCTGGTGTTTGCTTCTCAGCTGTTTAGTAAAATTTCTGTCTTTCTCATTGTCCTCCCAGGGTAGATTTTAAGGGGACTTTTATGGTTGGGACCTGCTAACTTTTTTAGGGAGGTAGGGTGAGGTTTTCATTCTTTCCAAGCAATTCTTTGATTCCTAGGATTTTGTACCTTTTTGTTATCTCTCTGGAATATGCATCAGGGCGGCGGCGGCCCTGCCCCCCTGTCCCACAGGCAGCCCTCTCTTCTAGCCAGTTGCTATTTCCCTTGGGTCCAGTAGACCCCTCTTCCTTCCCGAATGGGGTTGGGCATCCCTTTCTCTGTCCTTACACTGCCCTGTGATGCACATCACAGTCTACTCTGGAAGTTGTCACGTTGCACAAGGCATCAGGATCACCTGGGAGCTTCAAGGCAGAGCCCAGCCCCAGTCTCAGAGACTGGAGCATTCCATCTGGGGGTGGACCCGGACAGAGGAAGGAAGTAAAGCCCAGCCACCTGGCTGGTTCAGAAGCTCCGCAGGAATCCACAGTCAGGGCAGTTGTGTTCACCTGTCCACCACTGCCTCCAGATTTACATAGGAGCCCACGAGCAAGAGCAGGGGCAGGCCATGCTGCCTTAGACACTGCTTATCCAGCTCCTAGCCTGGTGCCAGGCTGGCGGCAGGAGCTCAGGTATTCCCTGAAAGAATGAAGATTACGGGCCTAGAGGACTCAGGAATGTGACTGCCGGGCGATCCAGTTAGAGCAACCATACCTGCTTTTCCAGGGCCTTTCTGCTAAAAGCTAAGGAGCCATCGGTTCTAGGAGGGGCAGGTACCTCACAGCAGAAGGGGAAAcaacccttttctctttctctcctctgctaCTGTCCTGATGGCGGCAGAAAAAAAGACAGGTCCACCATGGGACACTTGGAGGTCTAGTTGGTTAACAGAGCTGTTGGAGTGCCACGACACAAGGCAAACCCATGAtgtgactttttgtttttttcctaggtCAGCTGAGGGAGCAGCTCAGTTACCTGAAGGGCGATAACTTTTTCAGGTTTACTTGTTGCGATTGCTCTGCAGACGGCAAGGAGCAGTACGAGAGGCTGAAACTGACATGGCAGCAAGTGAGTACAGGCCTCTTCTCTAGACATCTGTCGGGTGGCCCACGGAACTGGGATGCTTATCCACACTGAGGCACTTTGGCgtgctttgggggtggggtgcttcCCAGTTCATAGTGGAAATGGAGACAGAATGTGTGGATAGAGCATTtccggttttgtttgtttgtttgtttgttttaaatgctgCTAATTTAGTGAATTCTTGAGAATCTTAATCAATTTCATTTATATCATACTGAACTTAGACCCACAGCGAAAACCAGCTGAAAACCAGGCCcacgatttttttttaatttttaatttttggcaGTCATTTCAAGCATAACAAAGCCAGAGGCGGCTACTTTGGAGTAAGATTTGGCAGAAACCGTTTGACTTGATAGCAAAGACAATGTAAACAACTGGTGTAGACTTCCTGCATTGGAACTTGGAGACAAGTCTTTATTTATGGatagatactttatttatttatttaattttatttttttgtttttcgagacagggattttctgtatagccctggctgtcctggaactcactttgtagaccaggttggcctcgaactcagaaatccgcctgtctctgcctcccgagtgctgggattaaaggcactaccacgcccggctcagataGATACTTTTAGCTGTCTCAAATATCAGCACTCTAGATAGTACCTTTTTACCGATCTTCAGGTTATATTaagctttttggttttattttagtgtgtgtgtgtttgtgtaaaatgATGTGCAAAGTATATTCAgtccttacattaaaaaaaaaaggattttacgTTAGTTACTGGTTTTGTTGGTGTTTGTGACGCTGGGGTCAAACGCATGGCCTTGCTTACGTTAAGTGCTATATCTGTGAACTGTACTCGAGATCCCATGGGTGTCTTGCTTCTTAGTTTACTTATATGACATATAAAGAATGCCTACAAGGAACCAGGCATTATTTGAGTCCTGGAGAGTGCTGTGTTGGGTGAGCCAGCTGAAGCCTCCACCCCTAACCCCTGGGGGACCATTAACACCCTCCTAGCAGCAGATAACTGTGATAATTGCCTAGCACCTCTCCTCTGAAAACAGTAAATAGAAAGGAGGAAGGTTTTAAATGTGCTGTCTTGGCCACTCTGGTGTTTCTTGTAGACTGTAGTTGTCATAATAATCtgaaatgttgtctttttccGCCAGTGCTTCACTGATCATCCCAGGAGACCTGGCCACTGGCTTGGGAGGCTGCTCTGACTTGCCAAAAATACATAGGCAGAGGATAGAGGAAGTTTGACTTGAGTATATAATCTTATGGGGGTTACAGTTACGTTTCCCCCTCCCTAACCCCTTCAGTTGACATAGTGTATGTAAGCCAGGTGTGTTACTCTGAAGAGAATTGTAAGCAGATAGGTAGACATGTATTTAGCCTGCAGGTAGCTTCTTATAAAAACTGTAAAATggaggaaagaaaatataagtggTCATTTTCAAGAATGTCAGTTTTCTATCGAAATATCTTctgtagatatttttgtttttatttatttttattttttatttttttggtttttcaaggcagggtttctctgtatagccctggctgtcctggaactcactttgtagaccaggctgtccttgaactcagaaatcctcctgcctctgcctcccgagtgctggggttaaaggcgtgtgccaccacgcctggcagatatttttaaaagagaagttaGTTCTTGGTTATACTCCTCAGACTGTGTAATGTTGGCCCCATTTAATCAGGCTAGCTGGAACTGAGAAAACTTGTTTCACTTCAAGAAGATATATTGGTTGTAGATAATACCCTGAAAGGAAGAAGTGTTGActgaataatacacacacacacacacacacacacacacaacttaggCATACATTCTCATAAGCTACGAACAGTGTTTCTGGCAGCAACTGGAAAAGTTCACCTTCTACCAGAAACCTGAGAGAGAATCAGCTGTCCTCAGTAACTTCCGTATGGGTCCAGAGAGTGAtgtaatgtgtgctttcagcttttTACATCCCAAACTTTACTGATTTAAATAAGGAGAGATGGCTTGCAACATACAGCATTTTCTTTGCATTACAAAATACAAAGTCAAGATCTGCGTTTTGGACCAAAGAGCCCTTCCCTTCGTGTGCCTCtgtgtcttctcttcctccttgtgACTCTTGACTTTCAGCCCAGGGGAAACTTGGAGATACCTTGGAGGTTAGAGACATTTGTGCGTTCTTGTCATGGAACTTCATTTCTTCTGACATGGGCGAAGCATTCCTTGTCTGTATTTCTCTATCTGGGGGTCTTGCAGCAGGTAGCTCCTGAGTGTTTGTCTGCTGTGTCTCCAGTTCAGACAGCCTGGACTGGGCCCTGCAGACATTTTGGTCCAGAAGACCAGCTGCCTGATGGTGCGCATGGTCTGGTGGTGTGAGTAGAAAACTGAGCTGGCATTTAAGCTGTCGATCACAttctggaagaggaggagcagtggATGCTTTCAGAGTAGTGTACAGTGCGCCAGCAAGTGCTAAGTGGTCACAGGAGTAAAGCTTATTCCATAACTAAGGTTTTTGCTGGATAACTCTCTTTCTGTGTGCTACGAGACATAGCGTGTAAGAGATGCTGTTTTTCATTGTTCAAAACTTTTATCTTTCCAAAAGGAAACTTCATGTCCATTAAGTGActctccatgattttttttttttttttccaagacagggtttctctgtgtagccctggaactcactttgtagaccaggctggcctcaaactcagaaatccgcctgcctctgccccccccccgagtgctgggattaaaggcatgcgccaccacgcccggctctccaTGAGTTTTAACTGCTTAACGGAAGTCACTTGTTGGCTGATGTTGACCTTAATAAGTGGAAGACATTTGAAAGGTCTGTTTGTGGGGTCAAGTACTGTGCACATGATGATATGCAGGGAGTTGAGACTTGGTGGTGCAGTTTTGGGGCCCTTTGCAAGGTGTAGATGTGGACATAGCTCTTCTCATAGAATCACTGGGGGCTTAATGTGGTGAACACACCTGATGGAGGCTTAATTGCAGGCTATCAGACCGCCTTGTAGTAAGAAGGGTTAAGAATTCTTTTCTAGGCTCTGGTCTCTCGATGtttagaagatttattttatcttctgtttctgtatgtgtctgtacacATCTATGAaggcctgcagaagccagaaaagggtgttgtatCCTCTGAGCTGGAGGTGCAGGCAGTTAAGAGTtacctgacatggatgctgggaactgattttgtgtcttctggaagagcagtagctTTTCAGTAGCTTGTACAGTTTTGTCCATT contains:
- the Pet117 gene encoding protein PET117 homolog, mitochondrial precursor, with translation MSRSSKAVLGLSVLLTAATVAGVHLKQRQDRQRLRDGVIRDIERQNQKKENIRLLGEQIILTKQLEAEREKMLEKGSQNT